The proteins below come from a single Acanthopagrus latus isolate v.2019 chromosome 4, fAcaLat1.1, whole genome shotgun sequence genomic window:
- the ctr9 gene encoding RNA polymerase-associated protein CTR9 homolog, whose amino-acid sequence MSRGSIEIPLRDTDEVIELDFDQLPEGDEVISILKQEHTQLHIWIALALEYYKQGKTEDFVKLLEAARIDGNLDYRDHEKDQMTCLDTLAAYYVQQARKEKNKDAKKELITQATLLYTMADKIIMYDQNHLLGRACFCLLEGDKMDQADAQFHFVLNQSTNNIPALLGKACISFNKKDYRGALAYYKKALRTNPGCPAEVRLGMGHCFVKLNKLEKARLAFGRALELNSKCVGALVGLAVLELNNKEADSIKNGVQLLSRAYTIDPSNPMVLNHLANHFFFKKDYSKVQHLALHAFHNTEVEAMQAESCYQLARSFHVQEDYDQAFQYYYQATQFASSTFVLPFFGLGQMYVYRRDKENAAQCFEKVLKAYPNNYETMKILGSLYATSDDQEKRDIAKGHLKKVTEQYPDDVEAWIELAQILEQTDIQGALSAYGTATRILQEKVQADVPPEILNNLGALHFRLGNLGEAKKYFLASLERAKAEGEHDEHYYNAISVTTSYNLARLYEAMCEFHEAEKLYKNILREHPNYVDCYLRLGAMARDKGNFYEASDWFKEALQINQDHPDAWSLIGNLHLAKQEWGPGQKKFERILKQPSTQNDTYSMLALGNVWLQTLHQPTRDREKEKRHQDRALAIYKQVLRNDSKNLYAANGIGAVLAHKGYFREARDVFAQVREATADISDVWLNLAHIYVEQKQYISAVQMYENCLKKFYKYQNTEVLLYLARALFKCGKLQECKQMLLKARHVAPSDTVLMFNVALVLQRLATLVLKDEKSNLKAVLSAVKELELAHRYFSYLSKAGDKMRFDLALAASEARQCSDLLSQAQYHVARARKQDEEEKELRAKQEQERDQLRQQLMKEQEEKRNKEVEEQKKLLEQRALYVEKTKNLLTFAEGSKEMAKEKKKGGGGGGRRKKGADMDEFVNDDSDEDLPMKKKKKRRGGSGSEQEEGEDGEKKSRKKRRRPAKGGDDSDDEEGASRPKKQRKPKERKKFEKPQPERLPPSLKGKIKSKAIISSSDSSSDEDGLKIAEDRQQRDSGSGSEEEGGHRKRIASDSESDGGRNRSGSEAGSPRRSAGSEDDDSGSDRPVKKRRVQRQSDSEQSDNESKRSRSGSEDESRPGSPAAASDRGSDRGSEQGSDNEGSPQRSDNASEPEASNNDDDSD is encoded by the exons ATGTCTCGGGGCTCTATTGAGATCCCGTTACGGGACACAGATGAG GTTATTGAGCTCGACTTTGACCAGCTGCCAGAAGGTGACGAGGTCATCAGTATCCTGAAACAGGAGCATACACAGCTGCACATATGGATCGCATTGGCG TTGGAGTACTACAAACAGGGCAAAACGGAGGATTTTGTCAAGCTTTTGGAGGCAGCTCGTATTGATGGAAACCTCGACTACAGAGACCATGAGAAAGACCAGATGACCTGTCTGGACACATTAGCAGCTTACTATGTCCAGCAAGCacgaaaagagaaaaacaaagatgccAAGAAAGAGCTCATCACGCAGGCCACGCTGCTCTATACCATGGCAGACAAAATCATCATGTACGATCag AACCATTTGCTGGGAAGAGCCTGTTTCTGCCTGCTGGAAGGAGACAAGATGGACCAGGCCGACGCTCAGTTCCACTTTGTACTCAATCAGTCCACCAACAACATCCCTGCTTTGCTTG GGAAGGCCTGCATCTCCTTCAATAAAAAGGATTACAGAGGAGCGCTGGCTTATTACAAAAAGGCTCTACGTACAAACCCCGGCTGCCCAG CTGAGGTACGGCTGGGGATGGGCCACTGTTTTGTCAAGCTCAACAAGCTGGAGAAAGCTCGTCTGGCGTTTGGCCGAGCCCTTGAGCTGAATTCAAAGTGTGTGGGAGCTCTCGTCGGTTTGGCAGTTTTAGAACTCAACAACAAGGAAGCAGACTCCATCAAGAATGGCGTGCAGCTTCTGTCGCGGGCCTACACCATCGACCCCAGCAACCCCATGGTGCTCAACCACCTCGCCAACCACTTCTTCTTCAAAAAG GATTACAGTAAAGTGCAGCATCTGGCCCTCCACGCTTTCCATAACACAGAGGTCGAGGCCATGCAGGCTGAAAGTTGCTACCAGTTGGCTCGCTCATTTCACGTGCAG GAGGACTACGACCAAGCTTTTCAGTATTACTACCAGGCCACTCAGTTTGCCTCGTCCACTTTTGTGTTGCCCTTCTTTGGCCTGGGGCAGATGTATGTGTATCGACGAGACAAGGAGAACGCGGCGCAGTGCTTCGAGAAGGTTTTAAAGGCCTACCCCAACAACTACGAGACTATGAAAATCCTCGGGTCTCTTTACGCAACATCTGACGATCAGGAGAAGAGAGACATTGCTAAA GGTCATTTGAAGAAGGTGACAGAGCAGTACCCAGATGATGTGGAGGCGTGGATTGAGCTGGCTCAGATCCTGGAGCAGACCGACATACAAGGAGCACTGTCGGCGTACGGCACAGCCACCCGCATCCTGCAGGAGAAAGTGCAGGCTGATGTTCCCCCTGAGATCCTCAACAACCTGGGCGCTCTTCACTTCAGACTGGGAAACCTTGGAGAGGCAAAG AAATACTTTCTTGCATCTCTCGAGAGGGCCAAAGCTGAAGGAGAGCACGACGAGCATTACTACAATGCCATTTCTGTCACCACGTCTTACAATCTGGCCCGCCTGTACGAGGCAATGTGTGAATTCCACGAAGCCGAGAAACTCTACAAAAACATCCTCAGGGAGCATCCCAACTATGTGGACT GTTATTTGCGTCTTGGAGCGATGGCTCGCGACAAAGGAAACTTCTATGAAGCCTCTGATTGGTTCAAAGAGGCCCTGCAGATTAATCAG GATCACCCAGACGCCTGGTCTCTGATAGGAAACCTTCACTTAGCCAAACAGGAGTGGGGACCAGGCCAGAAGAAGTTTGAGCGTATTCTGAAGCAGCCGTCCACGCAGAACGACACCTACTCCATGTTGGCTCTGGGTAACGTGTGGCTGCAGACTCTGCACCAGCCCACCAGAGACCGGGAAAAG GAAAAGAGACACCAGGATCGAGCCCTGGCGATATACAAACAAGTCCTGCGAAATGACTCCAAGAACCTCTATGCTGCCAATGGCATCg GTGCCGTCCTGGCCCACAAAGGCTACTTCAGAGAGGCTCGAGATGTGTTTGCGCAGGTGAGGGAAGCCACAGCAGACATCAGTGACGTCTGGTTGAATCTGGCTCACATCTATGTGGAACAGAAGCAGTACATCAGCGCTGTGCAGATG TATGAGAACTGCCTGAAGAAATTTTACAAATACCAGAACACTGAGGTGCTGCTGTACCTCGCGAGGGCACTCTTCAAATGTGGGAAACTCCAAGAGTGCAAGCAGATGCTGCTGAAG GCCCGCCATGTGGCGCCCAGCGACACGGTGCTGATGTTCAACGTGGCTCTGGTGCTGCAGAGGCTGGCCACTCTCGTGCTTAAAGACGAGAAGAGCAATTTGAAGGCTGTGCTCAGCGCCGTCAAAGAACTTGAACTGGCTCACAG GTATTTCAGCTACCTCAGCAAGGCCGGAGACAAGATGCGGTTTGACCTCGCACTCGCTGCCTCTGAGGCCAG GCAGTGCTCTGACCTGTTGAGTCAGGCTCAGTACCATGTGGCGAGAGCCAGgaagcaggatgaggaggagaaggagcttCGGGCCAAACAAGAACAGGAGAGAGACCAGCTGCGTCAGCAGCTGATGAAAGAACAG GAAGAAAAGCGGAACAAAGAGGTGGAGGAACAGAAGAAGCTCCTGGAGCAGAGAGCGTTGTACGTGGAGAAGACCAAGAACCTGCTCACCTTTGCCGAGGGATCAAAGGAAATggccaaagaaaagaagaagggaggcggtggaggaggacgT cGTAAGAAAGGAGCTGACATGGATGAGTTTGTTAATGACGACTCTGACGAGGACCTGccaatgaagaagaagaagaagagaagggggggCAGCGGCAGCGAGCAGGAAGAGGGTGAGGACGGAGAGAAGAAGTCTcgcaagaagaggaggag ACCTGCTAAAGGAGGAGATGACAGCGATGATGAGGAAGGAGCATCACGGCCCAAGAAGCAGCGTAAACCCAAAGAACGCAAGAAGTTTGAAAAG CCTCAGCCGGAGCGTCTGCCACCTTCTCTCAAAGGAAAGATCAAGTCCAAGGCCAtcatctcttcctctgactCCTCCTCAGATGAGGATGGACTGAAAATCGCTGAAGacag ACAACAAAGAGACAGCGGGTCAGGATCCGAGGAGGAGGGCGGCCACAGGAAGCGCATTGCGTCCGACAGCGAGTCAGATGGAGGAAGGAACCGCTCTGGCAGCGAGGCGGGCAGCCCTCGTCGCTCTGCAGGCTCTGAGGATGACGACTCTGGCAGCGACCGTCCAGTTAAGAAGAGGAGGGTGCAGCGGCAGTCCGACTCTGAGCAGTCAGACAACGAGAGCAAGAGGAGTCGGTCAGGATCAGAAGATGAGTCCCGGCCCGGTTCGCCCGCTGCAGCGTCAGACCGAGGATCGGACAGAGGGTCTGAACAGGGCTCTGACAACGAGGGCTCGCCACAGCGCTCTGACAACGCTTCTGAACCTGAAGCCTCCAACAACGATGACGACAGCGATTAA
- the eif4g2a gene encoding eukaryotic translation initiation factor 4 gamma 2a gives MLGNIKFIGELGKLNLIHESILHKCIKTLLDKKKRVQLKDMGEDLECLCQIMKTVGPKLDHAKARSLMDQYFGRMQSLTINKELPARIRFLLQNTVELRANHWSPRKAHVDNGPKTINQVRQDAVKDLGVFIPPSSDAMRNDFFMENSYLPTKIKFDREPLGGLADMFGQMPGISIGTGPGVIQDHYSPTMGRHRTTPHYNGHAVNGNSSHQPQFEAGSKPYIKPSQGQNSPVFSHKQNHTAQLQMQSKDMAPRFSKKGKLNADEVSLRPAQSFILNKKQVQKPPMTMIPAQGSPLGQSPQLGLKINPPPIQEKPAKSTKKAPPTKEELQKMTETLVVDYLNSKNTEEAVNAVREMRAPKHFLSEMLNKIVVYSLDRSDEDKEHASTLVHALCTEGIVTGENLMQAFLGVLDQCPKIEEEIPLVKSYLAQFAARAIIVDLVSITDLAHPLENGAHFPLFLLCLQQLVKLKDREWLGDLFQQSKVNMLKMLPECDQNKDRMLEILEGKGLSFLFPLMKLEKELLKQIKVDPSPQSIYKWIKDNISPKLHTDKGFVNILMTSFLQYIAYEINPDDDEEQHSSPSKEQLDEEKQLLLSFKPVMQKFLHDHIDLQVSAMYALQVHCNAKGFPKGMLLRYFVNFYDMEIIEEEGFLSWKEDVNQEYPGKGKALFQVNQWLTWLETAEEEESEDEDY, from the exons ATGCTTGGCAACATCAAATTCATCGGTGAACTTGGCAAACTCAACCTCATCCACGAATCTATCCTTCATAAGTGCATCAAAACA CTGTTGGATAAGAAGAAGAGAGTCCAACTCAAGGATATGGGTGAAGATTTGGAATGCCTCTGTCAGATAATGAAAACAGTGGGACCTAAACTTGATCATGCAAAGGCCAGG TCTTTGATGGATCAGTACTTTGGCCGCATGCAGTCCTTAACGATCAACAAGGAGCTGCCAGCAAGGATTCGTTTCCTGCTGCAGAATACAGTGGAGCTGCGTGCGAACCACTGGTCGCCACGTAAAGCTCACGTTGACAACGGACCGAAAACGATCAACCAGGTTCGTCAGGATGCAGTCAAG GATTTAGGTGTTTTTATTCCACCTTCATCTGATGCAATGAGAAATGACTTCTTCATGGAGAACTCCTATCTGCCAACAAAGATCAAGTTTGACAGGGAACCTCTTGGTGGACTGGCTGATATGTTTGGACAGATGCCTG GAATCAGCATAGGTACAGGTCCAGGGGTCATTCAGGACCACTATTCCCCAACCATGGGACGTCATCGCACAACCCCGCACTACAATGGCCATGCTGTAAACGGCAACAGTTCACACCAGCCTCAGTTTGAAGCAGGAAGCAAACCATACATAAAACCAAGCCAG GGGCAGAATTCACCAGTTTTCAGCCATAAACAGAATCACACCGCGCAGCTGCAGATGCAGTCTAAGGATATGGCTCCACGTTTCAGCAAGAAGGGGAAGCTCAATGCTGATGAG GTCAGTCTGAGGCCAGCACAGTCCTTCATCTTGAATAAAAAACAAGTGCAGAAGCCACCAATGACTATGATTCCTGCCCAAGGTTCACCACTAGGACAG TCTCCACAGCTTGGCCTGAAAATCAACCCTCCTCCTATTCAGGAAAAACCTGCCAAGTCGACTAAGAAAGCCCCACCTACAAAGGAAGAGTTGCAGAAAATGACC GAGACTTTGGTGGTAGATTACCTGAACAGCAAGAACACCGAAGAGGCAGTGAATGCTGTGAGGGAGATGAGGGCTCCAAAGCACTTCTTGTCTGAGATGCTGAACAAGATTGTGGTGTATTCCCTTGACCGTTCAGATGAGGACAAGGAACATGCAAGCACCCTGGTCCATGCACTCTGCACAGAGGGCATTGTCACTGGAGAAAACCTAATGCAG GCTTTTTTGGGTGTTCTGGACCAGTGTCCCAAGATTGAGGAAGAAATCCCGCTGGTCAAGTCCTACCTGGCACAGTTTGCAGCTCGCGCCATCATTGTAGACCTGGTCAGCATCACCGATTTGGCCCACCCGCTGGAGAATGGTGCACATTTTCCACTGTTCctgctctgtctgcagcagctggtcaAACTGAAGGATCGTGAGTGGCTGGGTGATCTGTTCCAGCAGAGCAAGGTCAACATGCTGAAGATGCTACCTG AATGCGACcagaacaaagacagaatgCTGGAGATTCTTGAGGGGAAAGGTCTCAGCTTTTTGTTCCCACTCATGAAACTGGAGAAGGAGCTGCTGAAGCAGATCAAAGTAGATCCCTCTCCACAGTCCATCTACAAGTGGATCAAAGACAACATCTCCCCTAAACTCCACACTGACAAGGGCTTTGTCAACATCCTCATGACAAG TTTCCTGCAGTACATTGCTTATGAGATCAACCCTGACGATGATGAAGAGCAGCATTCATCCCCCAGTAAAGAGCAGCTGGATGAGGAGAAGCAACTCCTGCTGTCTTTCAAGCCGGTGATGCAGAAGTTTCTGCACGATCACATCGACCTGCAAGTCAGTGCCATGTACGCCCTGCAGGTCCACTGCAACGCGAAGGGTTTCCCCAaag GCATGTTGCTTCGCTACTTTGTGAACTTTTATGACATGGAAATAATCGAAGAAGAAGGCTTCCTTTCTTGGAAAGAAGATGTCAACCAAGAGTATCCAGGGAAGGGGAAAGCATTATTTCAG GTGAACCAGTGGCTGACCTGGCTGgagactgcagaggaagaggagtctgAAGATGAAGATTACTGA